The genomic stretch CCATGGAAGACTGAATAGGTCTTCCGTTCTCTCTGATGTCCCAGCGAAAGTGACCCGCGTGAATCGTGCAGGGCCGGGTTACAAGGTCATAAGGTTGCGGCGACTGAGCCATACCCGACAAATCGAGGTGTTGCAGAGCACTTATCCGCGCCCGAAATCTCTCGATCTCCTGAAGCGCGTTGTGGCGGTCCTGCCCCGATGGAAGCTTGCGAGCGGTCTCTAATAGCTTCGCCGCCATCGCCTCCAGGTCTTGCATCTCTGTTAGCGTTCGATCGGTCGATTTGATCGCGGTCATTTCCCTGGCGCCTTCAGCAATCAGATTTGGCGCGACCTCCCTCTGACAGGGAACAGCCTGTCGGTGGAGCGATCGAGCCGCTTCTCGGTCTCGTGCGCGCTGTTTAGATGCCCGACCAACTCGCCGGACAGCCGATAGAGGTTGATCCCTTTTAGCTCGTAGATTTTTTGGCCGTCGAGGTCGAAGACTTCCGCGCCGTTCAACACGGCAACGTGGGTACCATTGCTATTGAAAATATTACCACTCACGACCGACCTCCTGTGGAGAGGCCCCGCGGCAAAGGCTGCGCCTATTGGCCGGGGATAGCGAGACAAATCGTGCGGGCTATTTCGACTTCGCCTTCAGCCCGAGCTCTGCAAGACCTTCGCGCAGCCAGCTCCATCTGAAGATCCGTCCGAGCCCGGCTTCAGCTCGATGCGGGCGGAGAGGTTAAACGGGTTCTGCTACGATTGGCTTCTCAGGGGCTGTAAGCGGACTTTCAGCCCATTTCACCGCGGGGTCGTCACAACTTATGCATTGGAGGTCGGTGCGGCCGGAGAGGGTGACAACCGGGACCATTCGTTTTCCGCATTTTGGGCAGCGCGTTGTCCGATCCATGAGGTCCTCCCGATTTTTCACCCCTAACTCGAAACTGGAATTTTTGTTCCATTCGAGCCTTTCGGCGAACAGGAGGATTCCATGGAAGCTGCTCTGGTCATGCCGCGGTCGCGATGTCTTCCTTGTCGACCCCGCGCGCCACGATCCGCAGCGCATCGTCCGGCAGCGGCCTCTGTAGCACTCTGGCTTCGTTTCACGGCGCGCGCAGCCAGACGTCGCGCTCCTCGTCCGTCATCAAGATCACCGGCATAGCCCTCGGATGGATCGGCCCGACCACCGCGTTCGGCGTCGTCGTCAGGAAGCCATAGACCAGATGAGGGCCGGGGACCGGCTTGGACTTGGTCCCACGGTCGCCCTTGAACTCGGTCCAGATGCCGGCGAAGGCGAACGGCGGGCGGTCATCGCTCAGTGCGAACCACACCACGTCCTTTTTCTTCGTCTCTGGGTTCGGCTCCGGCGCGTACTCGGCGAAGCTGTTGGCCGGGACCAGGCATCGGTTTTCCGGCTTCAGCCAGCCCCGCCAGTGCGGCGACGACGTGTTTCGGCTGTTGGTGACCGGCGGCCCGCCGATCTTCGGTGGTGGCCGCATGACCCAGCGCATCGTGGTCAGCTCGGTGCCGGCGTCGGTGTTGCGCACGACCGGGGCCTGGTAGTCGGGGAACACGCCCGGCATCGTCGGCAAGTTCCCGACGTAGCGGTTTACGACGCGGAAGAGGGCGATGATCGCGGCCTGGTTTGTGGTGATGCTGTAGAGGTTGCACATCGTTAGGCCTCGGTGTCGCCATTGGTGCTGGCCGGGCTATGGCTCACTCTGCTAGCCTTGCACGGTCATCCCACTTTCATAACGGACGAGGCGATCGTGAGATTGCTTGTACGCCTCCTTCAACGACTAGCGATATTTGGGTTGGGTATTTTCAGTGTCTGGTTGATCGTTTTTGTAGTCTTTGAAACAGCGGACCGCAGGCTGCCCTGGATTCTGGCTGTGGGCATCACCTATGGATTTGCAGCCTATATTGTTCTTCCGCGCGTCATTCGCTTGGGTCTCAGAATTCTGCAGCACCAACGGGTACCCAGTTACACAATCACGGGCGATGGGTTGCCGGGAGACCCTGTCAACATCGCACTCGTGGGTACGCTGCAGCAGCTTCGATCAGCCTTCGCGGTCAGCGGCTGGTCGGAAGCGGATCGACTGGGGCTGGCAAGCTCTTGGGGCATGATCCGAGCCTTCGTACTCAACTCGCCTTACCCCACTGCACCATTCAGCACCCTCTATCTTTTCGGACGCGGTCAGGACGTCGGCTTCCAAAAAGCAATTGATAACAGCCCGCGAAAACGTCACCACATACGATTTTGGGCATTGAGCCTAACGCGCGCGCAAGCCATGTGGGGGGCGCCCGGCTTCTGGCTGAACACCGACCGGCCACCGGACAACGAAAGCGTTCTTTGGGTTGGAGCTGGCACGAGAGACACTGGCCTATCCCTCACTCGACTCACGTTTCAGATCACCCACGCCACGGATTCGGACACAAATGCCGAGCGCGATCATATCATCAGCGAGTTGACGAAGAGTGGGGCAATCGGGGCCGTGAAAGTATATCAATCCGGTCAGGATCTTCCGACCGAGCACGTCAATCACTACGTTCCCGATGGCGAGATCGCGTTGGCGAGTTTGGTGGTCAAGAATCCGCGGTAGCCCGCGTCGCGGCCGATTTTTGCATAGGCAGGAAGAGCGGCTGCCATCTAAAATGACGGGCACTTCGGCCGCTTTGCACACGACCATTCGAGCCACCTCAGGAGAACTGAACCTCGAACGAAGAAATCCACCTTACACCTAAATCGGCGGCTCGGCCAAAGGACAACAGCCGACCAGACCACACGGCGAACTCTGACGCTCGAGGTCGCCTTCATTATTTTTGGCTGAAATACAACCGGCCCGAAGTTTTTTCCGGTTCTTAGAAACGGCGTCTATTACGGTCAATCGTCGTCCCCGCAGTAAGAAGAACTTACGGAAAGCCCTGTGCTGCAGGCACTTCTGCAACTTTGCGTTCATTGACGACGCCCGCGATCAGGATCAACTTGATCGAAACTGCATCTATCAATGAGGCACATCAATTGAAAGCAGCCGTCGACAGCAAGAGAATCCTGGTCACCGTCCCGGCCGATGTCCGGCTTTGGCTTGAGGAGCGCGCAAAATATCACGGCGGGACGTTGTCCGCCGAGATTGTCCGCTGTGTCCGGGAACGCATGGAGCGCGAGCTGGCCAAAGTGGCGCTCGAAAGGGCCAAGGA from Bradyrhizobium sp. Ash2021 encodes the following:
- a CDS encoding LssY C-terminal domain-containing protein, whose amino-acid sequence is MRLLVRLLQRLAIFGLGIFSVWLIVFVVFETADRRLPWILAVGITYGFAAYIVLPRVIRLGLRILQHQRVPSYTITGDGLPGDPVNIALVGTLQQLRSAFAVSGWSEADRLGLASSWGMIRAFVLNSPYPTAPFSTLYLFGRGQDVGFQKAIDNSPRKRHHIRFWALSLTRAQAMWGAPGFWLNTDRPPDNESVLWVGAGTRDTGLSLTRLTFQITHATDSDTNAERDHIISELTKSGAIGAVKVYQSGQDLPTEHVNHYVPDGEIALASLVVKNPR